DNA sequence from the Halorussus limi genome:
CACCTCGTCGACGTCCTCGACGAATGCGACGGCGTGGGGCACGCCGGTGTTCACCGCGGTCACTTCCACGCCCTCGACGGTCTCTTCGACCAGCGGTTGTTCGCGGTCGGGCGCGAGCGGTACGTCGCCGGGCGCGAACGACGGCGCCCCCATCTCGATGGTCACCTCGTCGTCCGATATCTCGGCCCGGCGGGTCCCGGCCTGCGTGTCGAGCATCACGGTGTCGGCACCGGTACGCTCGGCGGCCCACTTCGCGGCGCACCGCGCGCCGTTGCCGCACATCGCGGCGGTCGACCCGTCTGGTTGGACCAGCGTCATCACCGCCCGCGGCGGCGAGAACTTGGGTTCGAGCGCCAGAAACAGCGCCCCGTCCGCCCCCACCGAGTCGGTCGGCGCTGTCGTCGCGCCGCCGTCGGCCGCGCCGCCGTCGGTGAGGCGCACGCCGTCGCGTCGGTCGCACACTTCGCGGGCGAACGCGCCCCGGTCGGGGACGTACTCGTCCGCGTCTACTACTACGAAATCGTTGCCGGTGCCGTGGAACTTCTCGAATTCGATGCTCATCTGTCAACCTCGGGTTCTACCGCCGTCACGTCCGCTATCGTTTCGCGTCGCCGCGCCAGTCGGTCGTCGTCGCCGTCCAAGACGACCGAGGCCGGGCGGGGACGGGAGTTGTACTGACTCGCCATCTCGTAGCCGTAAGCGCCCGCGTTCCCGACCGCGAGCAGGTCGCCGCGCTCGGGGTCGGCGAGCCGGTGGTCGCCCAGCGAGTCGCCGCTCTCGCAGACCGGCCCGGCGACCGTGACCTCGCGCTCGGGGCGCTCGTCGGCGTCGGGCGCGACGCTCCGAATCTCGTGGTGGGCGTCGTAGATGGCGGGGCGCGCGAGCGTCGTCATCCCCGCGCCGACCCCGACCACGACGCTCGACGGCGTCTCCTTGACCGTATTGACCCGGGTCAGCAGGACGCCCGCGTCCGCCACGAGGTACCGGCCGGGTTCGACCGCGAGCGTCGCGTCCACTTCGCCCAGCGCCTCGCGGGTGGCCTCCGCGACCGCCTCCAAGTCGAGCGGGTGTTCGTCGGGCGAGTAGGGAACGCCGAAGCCGCCGCCCACGTCCACGAAGTCGAGGTCGAGGCCGCGACCCTCGATTTCGCGGGCCAACTCGCCCATTCGGCCGACGAGGTCCCGGTGGGCCGAGAGGTCGTCGCCCGAGATGCCGCTTCCGGCGTGGGCGTGGATTCCGACCACCTCGAAGTCGTCGTCGGCCGACTCCGCGAGGTCCGCCGCGCGCTCGTAGGGCACGCCGAACTTGGCGTCGGCGCCGGTCGATACTTTCTCGTGGTGGCCCGCGCCGACGCCGGGGTTGACCCGCAGGCAGACCCGGCCGTCGTAGCCCCGGTCGGCGAGTCGGTCGAGGGTGTCCTCGGCCCCGGCCGTGACGGTCACGCCCGGATGCTCCTCGGCGAGGCGGACCGCCACGTCGAGGTCCCGGGCGGGCGGGTTGACCGCGGTGTAGTGGACGTGCGAGCCATCGACTCCCGCGTCGAGGGCGCGCGCCAACTCGCCCGCCGACGCGCACTCGACGCCCGCGCCCTCGTCGGCGAGCGCCTGCAGGACCGGCCGGGCGGTGTTGGCCTTCGCGGCGTAGTAGACGTCGGCCTCGGGGAACGCCCGGGCCATCCGCCGGTAGTTCTCGCGGGCCCGCTCCACGTCGAAGACGTAGAGGGGCGTGCCGTACTCGTCGGCCAGCGACCGGAGGCGCTCGGCGGGCCAGTCGGCGAG
Encoded proteins:
- the dapF gene encoding diaminopimelate epimerase, with the protein product MSIEFEKFHGTGNDFVVVDADEYVPDRGAFAREVCDRRDGVRLTDGGAADGGATTAPTDSVGADGALFLALEPKFSPPRAVMTLVQPDGSTAAMCGNGARCAAKWAAERTGADTVMLDTQAGTRRAEISDDEVTIEMGAPSFAPGDVPLAPDREQPLVEETVEGVEVTAVNTGVPHAVAFVEDVDEVDLDAVAPAVRHADAFPEGANVTFASRRSEAGDGDTVAFDQRTYERGVEGETSACGTGAVAIAAVARRAGEIDGDASVGVFPPGGRLGVTFRGERASLTGPAEREFTGEISSTPEPRRVSEA
- the lysA gene encoding diaminopimelate decarboxylase — translated: MSSESGSTARNPPVRRLADWPAERLRSLADEYGTPLYVFDVERARENYRRMARAFPEADVYYAAKANTARPVLQALADEGAGVECASAGELARALDAGVDGSHVHYTAVNPPARDLDVAVRLAEEHPGVTVTAGAEDTLDRLADRGYDGRVCLRVNPGVGAGHHEKVSTGADAKFGVPYERAADLAESADDDFEVVGIHAHAGSGISGDDLSAHRDLVGRMGELAREIEGRGLDLDFVDVGGGFGVPYSPDEHPLDLEAVAEATREALGEVDATLAVEPGRYLVADAGVLLTRVNTVKETPSSVVVGVGAGMTTLARPAIYDAHHEIRSVAPDADERPEREVTVAGPVCESGDSLGDHRLADPERGDLLAVGNAGAYGYEMASQYNSRPRPASVVLDGDDDRLARRRETIADVTAVEPEVDR